One segment of Rosa chinensis cultivar Old Blush chromosome 6, RchiOBHm-V2, whole genome shotgun sequence DNA contains the following:
- the LOC112171407 gene encoding disease resistance protein RPV1, producing MALALATTISPNTCPTSYHVFLSFRGDTRKTFTDHLYTAFVNSGFRTFRDDDELPRGHDIKPELRKAIEQSRSSVIVFSQDYASSGWCLDELVMIMERKRTRDHIVLPVFYDVDPSQVRKQTGSLAKAFARHERNHSLKDKVKRWRAALTEVADLAGMVLQNEADGHESKFIKKIVRVMKDKLRRIPLSVEPHLIGVDSQTEGINLWLQDGSADVGILLIHGMRGIGKSTIAKFVYNSNFQKFERCSFLENVREVSEQSNGLLRLQKQLLSDILGANEVKIHNISEGMAKIEDSISSERVFLVLDDVDHVDQLAALLRMQNRFHPGSKIIITSTCAGLLGAHCQFAKLNEVRILGEDDSLALFSWHAFGQDHPIGSYTDYSKRVIDHCGGLPLALKVLGSSLSGKNLVVWESALNKLEAIPNGEIMKKLKISYDSLQDDHDRNLFLHIAFFFIGMEKGIIVTILDDYDFFTEVGIQNLIDRCLVTTDKDNKLVQMHDMIRDMGREIVRLESKEPERRSRVWHHKDSFKILSENIGTQTIEGLVLNMQMHPSRNSSKVVLETNAFTRMHKLRLLQLSHVQLSGRYKEFPAGLRWLCWIKFPLASLPADFPLESLVALEMCYSSLRRLWRGTKRDSFLKIVQD from the exons ATGGCTCTTGCACTTGCAACAACTATCTCTCCGAATACTTGTCCAACTAGTtatcatgtgttcttgagttTCAGGGGTGATACTCGCAAGACTTTTACTGACCACCTCTACACAGCCTTTGTCAATTCAGGCTTTCGTACGTTTCGAGATGACGACGAACTTCCAAGGGGACATGATATCAAACCAGAACTGCGGAAAGCCATCGAGCAGTCACGAAGTTCTGTTATTGTGTTTTCACAAGACTATGCGTCTTCCGGATGGTGCCTTGATGAGCTTGTGATGATCATGGAACGCAAGAGGACCCGCGATCACATAGTTTTACCTGTCTTTTACGATGTCGATCCATCCCAAGTAAGGAAGCAAACAGGAAGTCTTGCAAAAGCATTTGCTAGACACGAAAGAAATCATTCCTTGAAGGACAAGGTGAAGCGATGGAGGGCGGCACTCACAGAAGTTGCAGATCTAGCAGGAATGGTCTTGCAAAATGAAGCCGACGG GCACGAGTCTAAGTTTATCAAGAAAATTGTAAGGGTAATGAAAGATAAACTAAGGCGCATTCCCTTAAGTGTTGAACCCCACCTAATTGGAGTAGATTCTCAAACGGAAGGCATCAATTTATGGTTACAAGATGGATCAGCTGATGTTGGCATACTTTTAATTCATGGGATGCGTGGGATAGGAAAATCAACCATAGCGAAATTTGTTTACAACTCAAACTTTCAAAAATTTGAGAGATGCAGTTTCCTTGAAAATGTCAGAGAAGTTTCAGAACAATCAAATGGCTTGCTTCGGCTACAAAAACAACTTCTTAGTGATATTTTGGGTGCAAATGAAGTGAAAATACACAATATTAGTGAAGGGATGGCTAAGATTGAAGATTCTATTAGCTCTGAAAGAGTTTTTCTTGTTCTCGATGACGTGGATCATGTGGACCAATTAGCTGCATTACTGAGGATGCAAAATCGATTTCATCCAGGAAGTAAGATCATCATAACAAGTACCTGTGCGGGATTGTTGGGAGCTCACTGCCAATTTGCTAAGTTGAATGAGGTTAGAATTCTGGGTGAGGATGATTCATTAGCGCTCTTTAGTTGGCATGCTTTTGGACAGGACCATCCCATTGGAAGTTATACTGATTACTCGAAAAGGGTAATAGATCATTGTGGAGGACTTCCACTAGCTCTTAAAGTTTTAGGTTCTTCTTTATCAGGAAAGAATCTAGTTGTCTGGGAAAGTGCATTGAACAAACTGGAAGCTATTCCAAATGGTGAAATAATGAAGAAACTCAAAATAAGCTATGATTCCCTACAAGATGATCATGACAGAAACTTATTCCTTCATATTGCATTCTTTTTCATCGGAATGGAGAAAGGTATCATTGTTACAATCTTAGATGACTATGATTTCTTCACAGAGGTTGGCATTCAAAATCTCATTGATAGATGTTTGGTAACCACTGATAAAGATAACAAGCTGGTGCAAATGCATGACATGATTCGTGACATGGGAAGAGAAATTGTTCGTCTAGAATCCAAGGAGCCAGAACGACGTAGTCGAGTATGGCATCATAAGGATTCTTTCAAAATATTGTCCGAAAATATT GGCACCCAAACAATTGAAGGACTTGTTCTCAACATGCAAATGCACCCTTCGAGAAATTCAAGTAAGGTAGTATTGGAAACCAATGCATTTACAAGGATGCACAAACTAAGACTCCTCCAACTCAGTCATGTGCAGCTCAGTGGACGCTACAAAGAATTTCCTGCAGGACTAAGATGGCTTTGTTGGATTAAATTTCCTTTAGCTTCCTTGCCCGCTGATTTTCCGTTGGAGAGCCTTGTTGCTCTTGAAATGTGTTATAGTAGTTTGAGACGACTTTGGAGGGGAACAAAG AGAGACTCATTCTTGAAGATTGTGCAAGATTGA